The following are encoded together in the Lathyrus oleraceus cultivar Zhongwan6 chromosome 3, CAAS_Psat_ZW6_1.0, whole genome shotgun sequence genome:
- the LOC127126169 gene encoding multiple RNA-binding domain-containing protein 1 has translation MSRICVKNLPKYAAEDQLKELFSQKGEITDVKLMRTKNGKTRQFAFIGFRTDQEAQEAIRYFNRSYLGTLRITCEEAQKQGDAKLRRPWSRHSTKIDNKVVTPEANNHAKAKGQGDYSKDIDDPKLQDFLQVMQPRAKSKLWGNDTSVVSNDGNNQATLNKETKGTSVANHHILSVSQVDGLPNNLESDKSHELKHDKVISDMDYFKSKVTTEWSDSESSDDENDDGNSDLASSDDDDKDSHIHVSEHDENCGNNPSQRTPKSGAQKLDLEGQEDTFREDVANDKSQVNATEEGGQLSNPEDKKGVSESCRLFVRNLPYTTSEEELEEHFSQFGSVSQVHLVVDKETKRSKGIAYIHFSVPEFAARALEESDNSIFQGRLLHVMPAIPRHSNNEENKDQDSKTLKQRREEERKAAEASGDTRAWNSLFMRPDTVVENIARKYGVSKSDLMDREADDLAVRIALGETQVISETKNAFKKAGVNVESLEELTKGKVEGVKRSNHVLLAKNLPYGSTESELAKMFGKFGSLDKIILPSTKTLALVVFLEPAEAKAAFRGLAYKRYKDAPLYLEWAPSDILIPKSTSENNEVNGGIGEKDVKRLILEQDVERISDMDVDPDRIEARSLFVKNLNFKTTDESLRQHFSENMKEGRILSVKVKKHLKNGKNVSMGFGFVEFDSAETATSVRSNLQGTVLDSHALNLQPCHVKDGGKVVKKVEKDKSSTKLLVKNVAFEATEKDLRQLFSPFGQIKSLRLPMKFGNHRGFAFVEYVTQQEAQNALTALSSTHLYGRHLVIERAKEGESLEELRARTAAQFNEHSGFQDANSSKKRKAFSMLDEENMKFERFD, from the exons AT GTCGAGGATATGTGTGAAGAATCTCCCTAAATACGCTGCTGAGGATCAACTAAAAGAATTATTTTCTCAGAAAGGAGAAATAACCGATGTCAAGCTTATGCGTACCAA AAACGGTAAAACTCGCCAATTTGCTTTTATCGGATTTCGTACAGACCAGGAGGCTCAGGAAGCGATTCGATATTTCAATAGATCTTACCTCGGCACACTTAGAATTACTTGTGAG GAGGCTCAAAAACAAGGTGATGCAAAACTTCGTCGTCCGTGGAGTAGACATTCTACAAAAATAGACAATAAAGTGGTCACTCCGGAGGCGAACAATCATGCTAAAGCTAAAGGGCAAGGAGACTATTCTAAGGACATTGATGACCCGAAGCTTCAAGATTTTCTTCAGGTCATGCAACCTCGGGCAAAGTCTAAGTTGTGGGGAAATGATACTTCGGTTGTATCCAATGATGGCAACAACCAAGCAACATTGAATAAGGAGACCAAAGGTACATCAGTTGCAAACCATCATATCTTAAGCGTCTCACAAGTAGATGGATTACCAAATAATCTTGAATCCGACAAGTCGCACGAGCTTAAGCATGATAAAGTGATTTCTGATATGGATTATTTCAAGAGTAAAGTGACAACGGAGTGGTCTGATTCTGAAAGCAGTGATGATGAAAACGATGACGGCAACAGCGATTTGGCATCTTCTGACGATGATGACAAAGATAGCCACATACATGTTAGTGAACATGATGAAAATTGTGGTAATAACCCTTCTCAAAGAACCCCAAAAAGTGGTGCTCAAAAGTTAGATTTAGAGGGCCAAGAAGATACTTTTAGAGAGGATGTTGCCAATGATAAGTCTCAAGTGAATGCAACTGAGGAAGGGGGGCAGTTATCCAATCCAGAAGATAAGAAAGGAGTTTCTGAGTCATGTCGACTGTTTGTCCGAAATCTGCCATATACAACCAG CGAGGAGGAACTGGAAGAGCATTTCAGTCAGTTTGGTAGTGTCTCACAGGTTCATTTAGTTGTTGATAAGGAGACAAAACGATCCAAGGGAATAGCTTATATTCATTTTTCAGTTCCAGAGTTTGCAGCCAG GGCGTTAGAAGAGTCAGACAATTCAATCTTCCAGGGGAGATTATTGCATGTTATGCCAGCTATACCAAGACATTCAAACAATGAAGA GAACAAGGACCAAGACTCTAAAACTCTCAAACAACGAAGAGAGGAAGAGAGGAAAGCAGCTGAGGCTAGTGGAGATACTAGAGCATGGAATAGTCTGTTCATGCGCCCTGATACA GTCGTAGAAAACATTGCTCGGAAATATGGTGTTAGTAAAAGTGATTTAATGGATCGAGAAGCAGATGATCTTGCTGTACGCATTGCTCTGGGAGAAACTCAAGTAATTTCAGAAACAAAAAATGCATTTAAAAAAGCTGGAGTGAATGTGGAGTCTCTGGAAGAACTTACGAAGGGTAAAGTTGAAGGCGTGAAAAGAAGTAACCATGTACTTTTAGCAAAAAACTTGCCCTATGGTTCTACGGAAAGTGAACTTGCAAAGATGTTTGGGAAATTTGGTAGCTTGGATAAAATAATTCTCCCCTCGACAAAAACATTGGCCCTG GTTGTCTTCCTTGAACCAGCAGAAGCTAAAGCTGCTTTTAGAGGTTTAGCTTACAAGCGTTACAA GGATGCTCCCTTATACTTGGAGTGGGCTCCTTCTGACATTCTTATCCCAAAATCAACATCTGAAAATAATGAGGTGAATGGTGGAATTGGTGAAAAGGATGTCAAGCGACTGATACTAGAGCAAGACGTGGAAAGAATATCAGATATGGATGTTGATCCGGATAGAATAGAG GCTCGGTCTCTATTTGTCAAGAACCTAAATTTCAAGACAACAGATGAGAGTTTGAGGCAACATTTCAGTGAAAACATGAAAGAGGGGCGGATTTTGAGTGTCAAG GTGAAGAAGCATTTAAAAAATGGGAAAAATGTTTCTATGGGGTTTGGATTTGTTGAATTTGACTCTGCAGAGACTGCCACGAGTGTTCGTAGCAATTTGCAG GGGACTGTTTTGGACAGTCATGCTCTTAATTTACAACCTTGTCATGTCAAGGATGGTGGTAAAGTAGTAAAGAAAGTTGAGAAAGACAAGAGTTCAACTAAGTTGCTTGTGAAAAATGTTGCTTTTGAGGCAACAGAGAAGGATCTGAGACAATTGTTTAGCCCGTTTGGCCAG ATTAAAAGCTTAAGATTGCCAATGAAGTTTGGAAATCATAGAGGCTTTGCTTTTGTGGAGTATGTTACTCAGCAGGAGGCGCAAAATGCTCTTACAGCACTTTCAAGCACTCACTTGTATGGAAGACATTTG GTGATAGAGCGAGCGAAAGAAGGTGAGAGTTTGGAGGAACTACGTGCTCGAACTGCTGCTCAATTTAATGAACACAGTGGATTTCAAGATGCTAATTCATCCAAGAAAAGGAAGGCCTTTAGCATGCTAGATGAAGAAAATATGAAGTTTGAAAGGTTTGATTAG
- the LOC127126170 gene encoding uncharacterized protein LOC127126170, producing MKRVEIFNLLATALTLLAIVPKTECEGEVRPIAQINPRPLCPSQFALVNYACGRLPFRPGAPPGPPPAPPSPDDDGGDDDGGNDEGHRNHHHDNGHGHGHGQGHSRRHGHRHRRHQTQEEENCCRWAREVDSQCVCELLVRLPPFLVRPLHIYKLTIGEDCEITYSCGGPI from the coding sequence ATGAAGAGAGTTGAGATTTTCAACCTATTGGCAACGGCTCTAACATTGTTGGCCATAGTGCCAAAGACTGAGTGTGAGGGTGAAGTAAGACCTATTGCACAAATAAATCCACGCCCACTTTGTCCTTCTCAGTTTGCACTAGTAAACTATGCATGTGGAAGGTTACCGTTTAGACCGGGGGCACCACCTGGACCTCCACCTGCACCTCCATCGCCTGATGATGATGGTGGTGACGATGATGGTGGCAATGACGAGGGACACAGAAACCACCACCATGACAATGGGCACGGGCATGGACACGGACAAGGACACAGTCGCAGACATGGACACAGACATAGGCGTCACCAGACCCAAGAGGAAGAAAATTGTTGCCGATGGGCTAGGGAAGTGGACAGCCAATGTGTTTGTGAACTTCTTGTTCGTTTGCCACCATTCCTGGTTAGGCCTTTGCATATCTACAAACTCACCATTGGTGAAGACTGTGAAATCACTTACTCCTGTGGTGGCCCAATCTGA